DNA from Flavobacteriales bacterium:
TCCGGCCAGATTCGGTCATCGACCGCGACTACAGCTTCTGGCTGGCCGGCGGGCTCTACTACCAGCCGCCCTTCTACCGCGAAGTGCGCCGGCTCGACGGCACGCTGAATCCCGACATCCGCGCGCAGCGCAGCATCCACGCGCTGCTCGGCATGGACCGTTGGTTCGACATCTGGGACCGTCCCTTCAAGTTCACCGCGGAGGCCTACTACAAGCATATGGACGACCTGATCCCCTATGAGGTCGACAACATCCGCATCCGGTACTACGGCACCAACAACGCCAAGGGCTACGCCACGGGGCTCGACGTGAAGCTTGCCGGCCAGTTCATCGAGGGCATCGACAGCTGGATGAGCATCGGCGTGCTGAGCGCGCGCGAGGACCTGAAGGATGACTTCTTCTACTGGCGCTTCAATGCCGCGGGCGACACCATCTACCCGGGCTACACGCGCGACAACGTGGCGGTGGACAGCGCACGGGTGGAGCCCGGCTTCATCCCTCGCCCCACCGACCAGCGGGTGAACGTGGCCATGTTCTTCCAGGATGAGATGCCGCGCTGGCCCAGCTGGAAGGTGCATGTGAACCTGGTCTTCGGCACCGGCCTGCCTTTCGGCCCGCCCAACAGCAACCGGTACGCCGATACGCTCCGCACGAGCCTCTACCGGCGGGTGGACATCGGCTTCAGCAAGCAGTTCCTGGGTGCCGAGGGCCAGAGCCGGCATGGCTGGCGCAAGCACGTGGACGACCTTTGGCTGAGCGCGGAGGTCTTCAACCTGCTCAACATCAACAACGTCGCCAACCATACCTGGATCACCGACGTCACCGGCCGCCAGTACTCCATCCCGGACTTCCTCACCCCGCGCCGCTTCAACCTGAAGCTGATCGCGTGGTTCTGAGCGGGCCGGAGGCCCATCCCGCCCTGCTTGGCGCGTCGCGGACTCATCCGGCCGACCGGCGCACGAAGAACATGGCCAGCTCGCCCTTGCCCTTGGCGCCGATGCGGCCGCGCGGCGAGAATGCAAGGCCCGGTTCGTCCTTCACCACCTGAAGCGTCGCCTCGCTGATGTTCACCTCGTCCACGGCGCCAGCCGACTCCATCCGGGCGGCAGTGTTCACCGTATCGCCCCATACATCGTACTGGAACTTGCTCTCGCCCACGATGCCCGCCACCACGGGGCCGGTGTGGATTCCGGCCCGCATGCGGAAGGCCGGCAGTCCCTGGGCTCGCCGGTCAGCGGCCCGCTGCTGAAGCCACTCCTGCATCTCCAGCGCTGCACGCAAGGTATCGGCGGCGCTGCCCGGGCGCGGGTGGGGCAGGCCGCCGGCGCACATGTAGGCATCGCCGATGGTCTTGATCTTCTCCAGTCCGTGGCGTGCCACCACGGCATCGAAGGCGCGGAAACAGGTGTCGATCTCCGCCACGAGCTCGTTCGGGCTCAGGCGCTCGCCTAGGGCGGTGAAGTCGTGGAAGTCGGTGAAGAGGATGGACACCCCATCCACTTCACGGGCCTGCGCCCGGCCGTGCAACTTGAGTTCGGCGGCGATGGGGGCCGGCAGGATGTTGAGCAGGAGCCTGTCGCTCCGGTCGCGCTCCTGCTTGATGAGGTTGCGCGAGCGCTGGATGTGCCGCAGCCGGCTCCAGAGGCCGCCGGCGATGAGCAGCACGCCGATGGAGCTGAACAGGAAGACGCGCTTCTGGTCGCGCTCGCGTGCCAGGCGCTGCTGGTAGGCGAAGTCTGCCTGTCGCTGCTCGTCCACGCGGCGGAGGCTGTCGGCGAGCCGCGTGCGCTCGAAATCGTAGGTGAGCTCGATCCGCACGATCTCCTTGGCCCGCTTCTCGCCGGAGATGCTGTCGCGCACAGCGATGTAGCGCTTGTGCATCTGCAGCGCCCGATGGGCGTCCCCCAGCGCCTGGTAGGTCTGGTACAGGCAGCTGTAGCACTGCTCCTTGATCGGCAGGTCGCCTGTTTCGTTGGCGAGGGCGAGTGCCTCGCTGCAGGTGGCGATGGCCGACCGCAGGCGCCCGGCATGCAGGCGGACCAGTCCGAGCGAGCTCATGGCGTAGGCGTGGGCATGGCTGCCCCGGTCGTCGGGCTTGAAGAGGGCGAGGCCCCGCTCCAGGTAATGGAGCGCGCTGTCGGTGCGGCCCATCTTGTCGTGACAGACGCCCAGGTTCGTGAAGCACACGGGAATCCACCAATGGTGCCCCTCGGCCCTGCGGATGCTGAGGTGGCGCCTGTGGTAGACCAGCGCACTGTCGGTGCGGCCCATCTCCTCCAGCACGGATCCTATGTTGCCGTAAAGGGTGGCCACCTCCGACCGGATGCCCTGGCGCTGACGGATCATCAGGCTCTTGAGGTAGTAGTAGTGGGCCCGCGGATAGTTCCTGTCGAAATAGTGGATGGAGCCGATGGCGTTGAGGACCGTGGCGATGCCGGAATCATCGCCCAGCGCCTCGTAGATGGGCAGCGCGGCCTGCAGCTCGGTGAGGGAGCTGTTGTAGTCGCCCTTCATCATCCAGATGGTGCTGCGCTTCACAAGCACATCGGCGATCGCAGCGCTGTCCTGCAGCGCCACGGCGATGGCCATGGCTTCCTCCGCCTGGTTCATTGCATCGGCATAGGCGCCATCGGAGAGGGCGGATTCGCAGCTGTCCACGCAAGCCTGCATCCTTGTGCGATCCTGTGCGGACGTGTCCGCGGACCACACGCAGGCCGCCGCGAGGAGGAGTCGGTGCAAACCGCGCAATGAGACCCCGGCTGCCATGAATGAAAGGTAGGATGCAGCGGCTTGCTGGAAACCATGATGTCAGTTAGCTTTCCATGACCAAACCCTACCCCCATGGCCACCGACCCCAAGAAGTACTCCTCCTCATGGCTCTATGGAACGCTCCTGGTCGGAGCGGCCATGGGTGCAGTGATTTACTATTTCGCATTGCCCAAGGAGCCGTGCCCGCCCTGCCCTGTGCCCGCCGTGAAATGGACCTCTTGCTTCGACCTGGAGAATGTCGAGGCCTTGTTGGGGGCTACGGATGGCTGGGGCGCGCGCTTCTACCTGGCCAAGGCCGAAGGCGGCGGCTACGCGGTGCTGGGCGCCCCGATCAAGGAGGAGGGCAGCCACATCCCTGAAGCGGATGGAACCCTCCGCTTCCGCCTGTACAAGGGCATCTCCGGCGAGCGCACCGACATGCTGCTGCTGGACGAGACGGCTGCGGTGGAGGCGGTGAAGGCGGTCGTCCATTCAGGCAGGCCGACCTGGTCGGTGGAGGTGAAGGGGGATGTCCTGCGCGGGCTGCTGTCCATCAGCGGTGCCAATGGCATCGGCTTCCTGGAGCGGCGGTCGACGGACGGGATCTGGACCTTCGAGCTGGCGCCGGTGAGGTTGGCCGGTGGCGCAGCCGAGGTCACAGGATCGCCGGGTGACATCCTCGTGGGCGCCTCGCCGTGCCCGGTGAACTGCCCCCGGCCGCCGGAGTACTACCTGCACCTGCGTTGAGCACCGGCACCAAGGGGATTGCCCGCAGATGGCGCACATGACCGGATTCCTTTTGCGTCCATTCCGCGGGGCGGATCTCCCCGCCCTGGTGCGGCATGCCAACGACCCCACCGTGGCGGCCCACCTCACGGATGCCTTTCCGCACCCGTACACGGAGGAGCACGGCCGCGCCTTCATCGCGGAAGCTTTGACGAGCCCGCCGCTCCGGCGGTGCATCGAGGTGGAAGGCGAATGCGCGGGCGCCATCGGCCTTCATCCGAAGCCAGACCTCTGGCGTCGCAACCTGGAGCTGGGGTATTGGCTTGCGAAGGAGCACCGTGGCAAGGGCATCATGACGGAGGCCATCCGGCAGATGGTGGAGCTGGGCTTCGCCGGATTCCCGGAGGTGACACGCATCTACGCCACGCCCTTCGGCAGCAACACCGCTTCGCAGAAGGCGCTGGAAAAGGCCGGATTCAAGCTGGAGGCGAAGCTGGAAGGCACCTTGGTGAAGAACGGCAGGGTGGAGGATGAGTGGATCTATGCGGTGAGGCGATGAGCGGCCTGCAGAACTGCGGAGGCGCAGCGGAACCGGGAATGGTCTGGTTCGAGCGCATGAGGCGTTTCCTGACAGCCTTTTGGCCCCTGCTTTCCATCGGTAACGCGTGCGCTACCGCGTGGACCGTCGGCCCTGGCCACACCTACACCATGCCGAGCCAGGTCTCCACGCTCGTTGGCGATGGCGATACGGTGAACATCGAGGCGGGCGTGTACCCGAGCGACGTGGCGCGCTGGCAGGCCGACAACCTCGTGCTGCGCGGCGTGGGTGGCTTCGCGCACCTGGAGAGCAATGGACTCAGCTGGGGCGAAAAGGCCATCTGGGTGATCCAGGGCGACAACACCACCGTGGAGTGGATCGAGTTCAGCGAGTGCCAG
Protein-coding regions in this window:
- a CDS encoding adenylate/guanylate cyclase domain-containing protein, giving the protein MAAGVSLRGLHRLLLAAACVWSADTSAQDRTRMQACVDSCESALSDGAYADAMNQAEEAMAIAVALQDSAAIADVLVKRSTIWMMKGDYNSSLTELQAALPIYEALGDDSGIATVLNAIGSIHYFDRNYPRAHYYYLKSLMIRQRQGIRSEVATLYGNIGSVLEEMGRTDSALVYHRRHLSIRRAEGHHWWIPVCFTNLGVCHDKMGRTDSALHYLERGLALFKPDDRGSHAHAYAMSSLGLVRLHAGRLRSAIATCSEALALANETGDLPIKEQCYSCLYQTYQALGDAHRALQMHKRYIAVRDSISGEKRAKEIVRIELTYDFERTRLADSLRRVDEQRQADFAYQQRLARERDQKRVFLFSSIGVLLIAGGLWSRLRHIQRSRNLIKQERDRSDRLLLNILPAPIAAELKLHGRAQAREVDGVSILFTDFHDFTALGERLSPNELVAEIDTCFRAFDAVVARHGLEKIKTIGDAYMCAGGLPHPRPGSAADTLRAALEMQEWLQQRAADRRAQGLPAFRMRAGIHTGPVVAGIVGESKFQYDVWGDTVNTAARMESAGAVDEVNISEATLQVVKDEPGLAFSPRGRIGAKGKGELAMFFVRRSAG
- a CDS encoding GNAT family N-acetyltransferase, translated to MTGFLLRPFRGADLPALVRHANDPTVAAHLTDAFPHPYTEEHGRAFIAEALTSPPLRRCIEVEGECAGAIGLHPKPDLWRRNLELGYWLAKEHRGKGIMTEAIRQMVELGFAGFPEVTRIYATPFGSNTASQKALEKAGFKLEAKLEGTLVKNGRVEDEWIYAVRR